AGGTGCGGCCGGTGTCGAGGACGACGAGGATGCGGCGGTCCCGCTCGGGCCGCCAGGTGCGGACGGCGACGGTGGTCCGGCGGGCGGTGGCCCGCCAGTCGATGGAGCGAGTGTCGTCACCCGGGACGTACTCGCGGAGACTGTCGAACTCGGTTCCCTCACCACGGGTCAGAACGCTGGTGCGGCCGTCGAGTTCGCGCAGGCGGGCCAGGCGCGAGGGCAGGTGCTTGCGGCTGGCGAAGGGGGGCAGGACGCGGACCGTCCAGGGCACCTCGTGGCTGCCCTGGCGGGCGGCGAGGCCGAGCGGGCCGTACGAGCGGACGGTGACGCGCTCGGCACGGTGGTCGCCGCGGCGGCTGGGACGCAGGGCCGTGCCGAGGCGGCGGCGTTCGCCGGCCGGGACCGTCACGTCCTGGCGTGCGGGAGCCTGGGTGCTGCTCGGGGGCCAGGCGTCGCGGAGCCGGGCGCGCAGGCGGCGGCGGGACCGGTTGGTGACCGTGAGCTGGACGTCCGCCCCGTCACCCAACCGAACGCTTGTATCACCGCTTCGGGTGAACTGGAGCGTTCTCACTGGCGCGGCCAAGGCGTAGTCGCACAGAATTGCGAGGGAGAGGGGCGCGTTCACCGCGAGCATCCCCGTCCAACTGGGGGCGAGGATGCCCACGGGGAGCGATCCGAGGGCGGCGAGCAGCGCGGTTCGTCCGGTGAGGGCCATGGGGCGCCGTTCTCAGCGGGGTACGGGGACGTGGGCGAGGATCGAGTTGATGACGGAGTCGGAGGTGACTCCCTCCATCTCGGCCTCGGGCCGCAGTTGGACGCGGTGACGGAGGGTCGGCAGGGCCAGGGCCTTCACATCGTCCGGGGTGACGTAGTCCCGGCCGGTGAGCCAGGCCCAGGCGCGGGCCGTGGAGAGCAGGGCGGTGGCTCCTCGGGGGGAGACGCCGAGGGTGAGCGAGGGGGAATCACGCGTGGCACGGCAGATATCGACGACATAGCCGGCGATCTCGGGGGAGACCGCCACCTTGGCCACGGCCTCGCGGGCGGCCTCGAGTTCGGCGGGGCCGGCGACCGGGCGGACTCCGGCGGCCTTCAGGTCGCGCGGGTCGAAGCCCTCGGCGTGACGGGTCAGGACGCTGATCTCGTCCTCGCGTGAGGGCAGAGGGACCGTCAGCTTCAGCAGGAAGCGGTCGAGTTGGGCCTCGGGCAGCGGATAGGTGCCCTCGTACTCGACGGGGTTCTGGGTCGCGGCGACCAGGAACGGCTCGGGCAGCGGGCGGGGTTCCCCGTCCACGGTGACCTGGCGCTCCTCCATGGCCTCAAGGAGCGAGGACTGGGTCTTCGGGGGCGTGCGGTTGATCTCGTCGGCGAGCAGCAGGTTGGTGAAGACCGGGCCGGGCTGGAAGGAGAACTCCGAGGTCCTGCTGTCGTAGACGAGCGAGCCGGTGATGTCGGCCGGCATCAGGTCGGGGGTGAACTGGACGCGCTTCGTGTCGAGTTCGAGAGCGGAGGCGAGCGCCCGGACGAGGAGGGTCTTCGCGACGCCGGGGACGCCTTCGAGGAGGACGTGCCCCCGGCAGAGCAGGGCGACGACGAGACCGGTGACGGCGGGGTCCTGGCCGACCACTGCCTTGCCGATCTCGGTGCGCAGGGCCTCCAGGGAGGCGCGTGCGGTGTCCGAGGTCGTGACGGTCTCGGGGGTCGGGGCGCTCATGAGGTGCGTACCTCTCTTTCGAGGGCGTCGAGTTGGTCCGCCAGGCGGATGAGGGCGGCGTCGTCGGCGGGAGCCGCGCCGAAGAGGAGGTCCCGGTGGTCCACGGCGGTGGCCGGGATCCGGGCGGAGAGTGCGGGGAGGAGGAGTTCGGCCGCGTGGGCGTCCTGGGCGGGGACGCCGAGGAGGGGGGCGAGCCGGGTGCGGGTCGCGGTGCGCAGCACGGTGGCGGCGCGGTCGCGGGCGTTGGCCTTGCGATAGAGCCGGGCGCGGCCCTCGGTGGCCTCGGAGGCGCGGATGGCGACCGGGAGGCGTTCGGCGACGAGGGGGCCGAGGCGTCGGGCGCGCCAGACGGCGGCGAGCAGGGCCGCGACGGTGAGCTGGAGGGTGCCCCACAGCCAGCCGGAGGGGATCAGGTCGAGGAAAGCGGTGCCGGTGTCCTCGGATTCGGGGTCGGCCGGGGTGTCGGCGAGCGAGGGGAGGTACCAGACGAGATGGGTGCGGGAGCCGAGGAGCTGCAGCGCGAGGGAGGCGTTGCCCTGGTGCGCGAGGCGCTTGTTGTAGAGGGGTTCGGGGGAGCCGAGCAGGACGGTGTCGGCGGTGCCCTGGCCGGGGAGCCGGACCAGGGTCGGCAGTCCGTCGGCGTAGTAGCAGCTGTCGGCGGTGGTGTGGTCGGTGACGTAGCGCTCGCCGCCGAGGTCGACGCTGCCGGCGCGGGTGGCGGCCGGCAGGGTGCAGGCGGGGTCCAGGGCCGACACGGAGGTGTCGCCGCCGGTGGTGAGGCCGGGGACCAGGGTGCCGAGGGAGGGGGCGCCGGCGCCGAGCAGGACGGTGCGGCCGGCCGAGCCCTTCATCGCCTCGTACAGCGTGGCCTGCTGGTCGCCGGTGAGCAGGTCCGGGCTGGTGACGAGGAGCGTGGTGTCCGCGCCGGTGGCGGCGGTGGCCCCGGCGAGGGTGGTGGTGACGTCGACGGAGACGCCCTGGGCCTTGAGGAGTTCGGCGAGGGCGCGGCTGCCGTAGGGGTCGGCCGAGCGCGGGTCGAGGCGGCCGTGGTGGTCGGAGGAGCGCATCGTGGCGAGGACGATGCCGCCGATCAGGATCAGGGCGAGGAGCAGCAGGGCGCCGCGCGCGCGGGTCCAGATCTGGCGGGGGGAGAGCGAGGTCGAGGTGGCGCTGGTGGCCGGCCGGCTCATCGGGGGGCCTCCGTGAAGGCGGTGGCGGCGATGGCCGGTTCGAGGCTCGGCTTGGTCCGCTCCACGGCGGTGTCGAGCTGCTCGACGCGGCGGTACGCGGGCTCGTCGGCGGTACGGCCGCCGTATGTGACGTCGTCGAAGGCGCGGGCGGCGGAGCGCAGTCCGTCGGCGTGGGCGGGCAGCGACCGGCCGGCCTCCGCGGCGGCCTCGTCGGCGGTGCGGCCCGGGCGCGGGTCGAGCAGGGCGCGCTCTTCGAGGGAGCGCACGATGGCCCGCATCCGTTCCTGGACGGCCTGGTTCCACTGGCCGGCGGAGGCGTGCCGGGCGGCGGCCGCGCGGTGTTCGGCGGCGGTGCGGGGGCCGTCGTCGAAGAGTGAGTCGCCGCCGCCGGTGGAGGGCGAGCGGCGGGGGGTGCCGAGGCGCCACCACAGGGCGCCGATCACGGCGAGCACGACCAGGGCGACGGCCACGAGGCCGACCACGCCTCCGGGGGTGACCCCGGAGGCCGAGTCGAAGAGGCGTCCGATCCAGTCCCAGAAGCGGTCGAGGCCGCGCTGGAGCAGGCTGGGATCGTTCTCGTGGTACATCGGCTTGGACAGTTCCCGCTCCGCCGCCTCCTGGGCGGGGACGCGGGGGATGTCCAGTGGTACGTCGTCGGTCGTGCCCCCCGTGACCGTCACGCCATCAGCCCCCGTAGCCGGGCAGTCCGGCGGCCCGGGCGAGTTCGAGGTCCAGGGCCTCCCGGCGGATGCGCTGGTCGACGTAGAGGAGCGCGGTGACGCCGGCGGAGATCGGGTAGGTGACCGCGTTGATGATCACTCCGCCGATGCCGGTGACGATCAGGAACGTCCAGCTGTTCTCGGGAGTGGTGCCCGAGAGGAATCCGCTGAAGCCGCCCTCGCTGGCGCCTATGGCGATCGCCGTGAAGGGGATCGC
The DNA window shown above is from Streptomyces showdoensis and carries:
- a CDS encoding DUF58 domain-containing protein, with the translated sequence MALTGRTALLAALGSLPVGILAPSWTGMLAVNAPLSLAILCDYALAAPVRTLQFTRSGDTSVRLGDGADVQLTVTNRSRRRLRARLRDAWPPSSTQAPARQDVTVPAGERRRLGTALRPSRRGDHRAERVTVRSYGPLGLAARQGSHEVPWTVRVLPPFASRKHLPSRLARLRELDGRTSVLTRGEGTEFDSLREYVPGDDTRSIDWRATARRTTVAVRTWRPERDRRILVVLDTGRTSAGRVGDVPRLDASMDAALLLTALAARAGDRVDLLAYDRRLRAQVQGRSASDVLPAVVDALAPLEPELVETDARGLAATALARAPRRSLIVLLTGLDAAPIEEGLLPVLPQLTQRHTVLVASVADPHIARMAGARGTLDGVYEAAAATQAQAQRLRTAEQLERHGVTVVDATPDRLAPALADAYLALKAAGRL
- a CDS encoding DUF4129 domain-containing protein → MTVTGGTTDDVPLDIPRVPAQEAAERELSKPMYHENDPSLLQRGLDRFWDWIGRLFDSASGVTPGGVVGLVAVALVVLAVIGALWWRLGTPRRSPSTGGGDSLFDDGPRTAAEHRAAAARHASAGQWNQAVQERMRAIVRSLEERALLDPRPGRTADEAAAEAGRSLPAHADGLRSAARAFDDVTYGGRTADEPAYRRVEQLDTAVERTKPSLEPAIAATAFTEAPR
- a CDS encoding DUF4350 domain-containing protein produces the protein MSRPATSATSTSLSPRQIWTRARGALLLLALILIGGIVLATMRSSDHHGRLDPRSADPYGSRALAELLKAQGVSVDVTTTLAGATAATGADTTLLVTSPDLLTGDQQATLYEAMKGSAGRTVLLGAGAPSLGTLVPGLTTGGDTSVSALDPACTLPAATRAGSVDLGGERYVTDHTTADSCYYADGLPTLVRLPGQGTADTVLLGSPEPLYNKRLAHQGNASLALQLLGSRTHLVWYLPSLADTPADPESEDTGTAFLDLIPSGWLWGTLQLTVAALLAAVWRARRLGPLVAERLPVAIRASEATEGRARLYRKANARDRAATVLRTATRTRLAPLLGVPAQDAHAAELLLPALSARIPATAVDHRDLLFGAAPADDAALIRLADQLDALEREVRTS
- a CDS encoding AAA family ATPase, which codes for MSAPTPETVTTSDTARASLEALRTEIGKAVVGQDPAVTGLVVALLCRGHVLLEGVPGVAKTLLVRALASALELDTKRVQFTPDLMPADITGSLVYDSRTSEFSFQPGPVFTNLLLADEINRTPPKTQSSLLEAMEERQVTVDGEPRPLPEPFLVAATQNPVEYEGTYPLPEAQLDRFLLKLTVPLPSREDEISVLTRHAEGFDPRDLKAAGVRPVAGPAELEAAREAVAKVAVSPEIAGYVVDICRATRDSPSLTLGVSPRGATALLSTARAWAWLTGRDYVTPDDVKALALPTLRHRVQLRPEAEMEGVTSDSVINSILAHVPVPR